A stretch of Arachis hypogaea cultivar Tifrunner chromosome 15, arahy.Tifrunner.gnm2.J5K5, whole genome shotgun sequence DNA encodes these proteins:
- the LOC112750491 gene encoding transcription factor FAMA — translation MDKDHHIHNYSAPMPPTPSFNTLDYSLDHNHHHHHLMQFRQGESSGEHSNGIADYIPQQQQQLPPAPPPSCFYNANSSSFDKLSFADVMQFADFGPKLALNQGKPCEEPGIDPVYFLKFPVLNDKMDEHNIMMMNHESGGCSDGGGGREEVETEAENNNDERFNNGEEEDAAMGGADQEDGRMKGEEETARISEDNNSVQIRFLGHGEDLVLNQKRNNNSTALMQENNKNMKRKRPRTVKTSEEVESQRMTHIAVERNRRKQMNEHLRVLRSLMPGSYVQRGDQASIIGGAIEFVRELEQLLQCLESQKRRRLLGEAQTRQVGDSNLGTQQQQPLQPPFYPPLASPSEQMKLVELETGLREETAESKSCFADVEVKLLGFDAMIKILSRRRPGQLIKTIAALEDLQLIILHTNITTIEQTVLYSFNVKVASESRFTADDIAGSVQQIFSFIHANTSI, via the exons ATGGACAAAGATCATCACATTCACAACTATTCG GCACCCATGCCCCCAACCCCAAGCTTCAACACACTAGACTACTCTCTTGATCataatcaccaccaccaccatctcatGCAGTTTCGCCAAGGCGAATCTTCTGGAGAACACAGCAACGGGATAGCCGATTACATCCCTCAGCAACAGCAACAACTGCCGCCAGCACCGCCGCCATCGTGTTTTTATAATGCAAACTCTTCTTCCTTTGATAAGCTCAGTTTCGCGGATGTGATGCAGTTTGCAGATTTCGGACCAAAGTTAGCCTTAAACCAAGGCAAGCCCTGCGAAGAACCGGGGATTGACCCGGTCTACTTTCTCAAATTCCCGGTCTTAAATGATAAGATGGATGAACACAATATCATGATGATGAATCACGAAAGCGGAGGCTGCAGCGACGGTGGTGGTGGCAGAGAAGAAGTAGAAACagaagcagaaaacaataatgatGAGAGGTTCAACAACGGGGAAGAGGAAGATGCTGCCATGGGTGGAGCAGATCAAGAAGATGGAAGgatgaaaggagaagaagaaactgCACGCATTTCCGAAGACAACAACTCAGTGCAGATTCGGTTCCTTGGCCATGGTGAAGATCTGGTGCTGAACCAGAAGAGGAACAACAACTCAACGGCGTTGATGCAggagaacaacaagaacatgaagaggAAGAGGCCGAGAACCGTTAagacaagtgaagaagttgagaGCCAGCGCATGACTCACATCGCTGTTGAAAGGAACCGAAGGAAACAAATGAATGAGCATCTTCGTGTCCTTAGATCCCTCATGCCTGGTTCCTACGTTCAAAGG GGTGATCAAGCATCGATAATTGGAGGAGCTATAGAGTTTGTGAGAGAATTGGAGCAACTACTTCAGTGCTTGGAATCacaaaagagaagaaggctaCTTGGAGAAGCACAAACAAGACAGGTCGGGGATTCGAATCTCGGAACACAACAGCAGCAGCCTCTTCAACCTCCTTTCTATCCGCCATTGGCATCGCCAAGTGAGCAGATGAAGCTGGTGGAGTTGGAGACCGGACTCCGCGAAGAAACCGCAGAGAGCAAGTCTTGCTTTGCTGATGTTGAAGTCAAGCTTCTCGGATTCGACGCCATGATCAAGATCCTTTCCAGGAGGAGGCCAGGCCAGTTGATCAAAACTATTGCTGCACTTGAAGATCTTCAATTAATTATCCTTCACACCAACATTACCACCATCGAACAGACAGTACTTTATTCTTTCAATGTCAAG GTGGCTAGTGAGTCAAGGTTCACCGCAGATGATATAGCCGGCTCCGTTCAACAGATATTCAGTTTCATCCATGCAAACACcagcatataa
- the LOC112748726 gene encoding probable LRR receptor-like serine/threonine-protein kinase At1g51880 isoform X2 — protein MCCLGSSRIYPFSKNPLPILVFNWLFDSLQLTSYTIWLSPDADQQHVTRLEGTFGYSSPEYLTPGIVDEKTDVYAFGILLLEILTERKNNEPGKTGTSANGIHSNRILGRNASGTVYHGFIEDIQVAVKMLSLSSVHGYQQFVAEVKLLMRVYHRNLTSIIGYCNEETNIGLIYEYMANGNLDEHLSGFDLASTNFPPNNNILPPQTSIEVVNQRDTDLFFMWQRYKILEHEAEEKA, from the exons ATGTGTTGTCTTGGATCTTCAAGAATTTATCCGTTCAGTAAGAATCCGTTACCAATTCTTGTTTTTAATTGGTTATTTGATTCACTTCAGCTCACATCATATACTATA TGGTTGTCACCAGATGCTGATCAGCAACATGTCACAAGATTGGAAGGCACATTTGG GTATTCTTCTCCTGAATATTTGACGCCTGGCATAGTAGATGAGAAAACAGATGTTTATGCATTTGGGATCCTCTTGCTGGAGATTTTAACCGAGC GAAAAAATAATGAGCCTGGTAAAACAGGGACTTCTGCTAATGGAATTCATTCAAATAG AATTCTTGGCAGAAATGCATCCGGAACAGTTTACCATGGCTTTATTGAGGACATTCAAGTGGCTGTCAAGATGCTTTCCCTATCTTCAGTGCATGGATATCAACAATTTGTTGCAGAG GTTAAGCTTCTAATGAGAGTATATCATCGAAATCTGACTTCTATTATTGGCTATTGCAATGAAGAAACTAATATAGGACTCATCTATGAATATATGGCAAATGGAAACTTAGATGAACATCTTTCAG GCTTCGATCTTGCATCCACCAACTTCCCTCCAAACAACAACATCCTACCACCACAGACCTCTATTGAAGTTGTTAACCAGAGAGATACAGATCTTTTCTTCATGTGGCAAAgg TACAAGATTTTGGAACATGAAGCAGAAGAAAAGGCATAA
- the LOC112748726 gene encoding probable LRR receptor-like serine/threonine-protein kinase At1g51880 isoform X1: protein MCCLGSSRIYPFSKNPLPILVFNWLFDSLQLTSYTIWLSPDADQQHVTRLEGTFGLLYIKFDRYSSPEYLTPGIVDEKTDVYAFGILLLEILTERKNNEPGKTGTSANGIHSNRILGRNASGTVYHGFIEDIQVAVKMLSLSSVHGYQQFVAEVKLLMRVYHRNLTSIIGYCNEETNIGLIYEYMANGNLDEHLSGFDLASTNFPPNNNILPPQTSIEVVNQRDTDLFFMWQRYKILEHEAEEKA, encoded by the exons ATGTGTTGTCTTGGATCTTCAAGAATTTATCCGTTCAGTAAGAATCCGTTACCAATTCTTGTTTTTAATTGGTTATTTGATTCACTTCAGCTCACATCATATACTATA TGGTTGTCACCAGATGCTGATCAGCAACATGTCACAAGATTGGAAGGCACATTTGG GTTGTTATATATCAAATTTGATAGGTATTCTTCTCCTGAATATTTGACGCCTGGCATAGTAGATGAGAAAACAGATGTTTATGCATTTGGGATCCTCTTGCTGGAGATTTTAACCGAGC GAAAAAATAATGAGCCTGGTAAAACAGGGACTTCTGCTAATGGAATTCATTCAAATAG AATTCTTGGCAGAAATGCATCCGGAACAGTTTACCATGGCTTTATTGAGGACATTCAAGTGGCTGTCAAGATGCTTTCCCTATCTTCAGTGCATGGATATCAACAATTTGTTGCAGAG GTTAAGCTTCTAATGAGAGTATATCATCGAAATCTGACTTCTATTATTGGCTATTGCAATGAAGAAACTAATATAGGACTCATCTATGAATATATGGCAAATGGAAACTTAGATGAACATCTTTCAG GCTTCGATCTTGCATCCACCAACTTCCCTCCAAACAACAACATCCTACCACCACAGACCTCTATTGAAGTTGTTAACCAGAGAGATACAGATCTTTTCTTCATGTGGCAAAgg TACAAGATTTTGGAACATGAAGCAGAAGAAAAGGCATAA